The following are encoded together in the Halomonas halophila genome:
- a CDS encoding TonB-dependent receptor produces the protein MPTPRQPHLKRLPLLPLVLGSALPVTALAQSTGEAPSATDAQAMNPLVITATRNQSRADETPQKVTVITREQIEQQLAITQDPGQVLSNLIPSYSPSRQKLSNAGETFRGRAPLFLVDGVPQSNPLRDSGRDSYTIDLSMVERIEVIHGASAEHGLGATGGIINYVTKRPDGAGLSQHAGISLTSDDDFESEGFGHKLDYRLSGQTGDWDYVVAASRQERGVFYDGSDDEVGIAYPGEIQNSESYDLMAKAGYWIDDHQNVEVSLNRFELEGNGDYVPVAGDRDAGVATTARKGEPIGDPGFNEVTTARLSYSHDDWFGNSVDAQLYSQRFRAQFGTTPYFPYQGDDGTTRYDQTRNESDKVGAKFTLSRDGLLDDRLTLTTGLDLLEDETRQMLVHTDRTYVPETQFRNVAAFLQGDYSLTDAVSLHAGVRHERAELDVDDFSTIDRSNVTQDNVSVEGGTPDFDETLYNAGIVYQATEWAQLYANYSEGFGMPDVGRVLRGIGEPSQNVDGLLQLQPIVTDNREIGARFDWDRYGLELSYYESNSDYGERLAFENGTWVGSREKTEIQGVEVTGEARVSDRHQLRLSYTHAEGESDTDGDGSVDTELTGINIAPDTLKLAWSAAWSDELSTHLQFSRYFNRSVDDPELEFDGYGLVDASLTYRLPVGRTSLGVENLTDEDYFTYYSQAARNSDDYYFKGRGRTLTLSYQLDF, from the coding sequence ATGCCCACTCCCCGACAACCGCACCTCAAGCGGCTGCCTCTGCTGCCGCTCGTCCTCGGTTCCGCCCTGCCCGTCACGGCACTGGCCCAGTCCACCGGCGAGGCGCCGAGCGCGACCGATGCCCAGGCAATGAACCCGCTGGTGATCACCGCCACGCGTAATCAAAGCCGCGCGGACGAGACACCCCAGAAGGTCACCGTCATCACCCGCGAACAGATCGAGCAGCAGCTGGCGATCACCCAGGACCCGGGCCAGGTGCTCAGCAACCTGATTCCCTCCTACTCGCCCAGCCGCCAGAAGCTCTCCAACGCCGGTGAGACCTTCCGCGGCCGCGCGCCGCTGTTCCTGGTCGACGGCGTGCCCCAGTCCAACCCGCTGCGCGACAGCGGGCGTGACAGCTACACCATCGACCTCTCGATGGTCGAGCGCATCGAGGTCATCCACGGCGCCAGCGCCGAGCACGGCCTGGGCGCCACCGGCGGCATCATCAACTACGTGACCAAGCGCCCCGACGGCGCCGGCCTGAGCCAGCACGCCGGCATCAGCCTGACCAGCGACGACGACTTCGAGTCCGAGGGCTTCGGCCACAAGCTGGACTATCGCCTGAGCGGCCAGACCGGCGACTGGGACTACGTGGTGGCCGCCAGCCGTCAGGAACGCGGCGTCTTCTACGACGGCAGCGACGACGAGGTCGGCATCGCCTATCCCGGCGAGATCCAGAACTCCGAGAGCTACGACCTGATGGCCAAGGCGGGCTACTGGATCGACGATCACCAGAACGTCGAGGTCTCGCTCAACCGCTTCGAGCTGGAAGGCAACGGCGACTATGTGCCGGTGGCGGGCGACCGCGACGCCGGCGTCGCGACCACCGCACGCAAGGGCGAACCGATCGGCGATCCCGGCTTCAATGAGGTCACCACCGCCCGGCTGTCGTATTCCCATGACGACTGGTTCGGCAACAGCGTCGACGCCCAGCTCTATAGCCAGCGCTTCCGGGCCCAGTTCGGCACCACGCCCTACTTCCCCTACCAGGGCGACGACGGCACGACCCGCTACGACCAGACCCGCAACGAGTCCGACAAGGTCGGTGCCAAGTTCACCCTGTCCCGAGACGGCCTGCTCGACGATCGCCTGACCCTGACCACCGGCCTCGACCTGCTCGAGGACGAGACCCGGCAGATGCTGGTGCACACCGACCGCACCTACGTGCCGGAGACGCAGTTCCGCAACGTCGCCGCCTTCCTGCAGGGCGACTACAGCCTGACCGATGCGGTCAGCCTGCACGCCGGCGTGCGCCACGAGCGCGCCGAGCTCGATGTCGACGACTTCTCGACCATTGACCGCAGCAACGTCACCCAGGACAACGTCAGCGTCGAGGGCGGCACGCCCGACTTCGACGAGACGCTGTACAACGCCGGCATCGTCTATCAGGCCACCGAGTGGGCGCAGCTCTACGCCAACTACTCCGAAGGCTTCGGCATGCCCGACGTGGGCCGCGTGCTGCGCGGCATCGGCGAACCCAGCCAGAACGTCGACGGCCTGCTGCAGCTGCAGCCCATCGTCACTGACAACCGCGAGATCGGCGCCCGCTTCGACTGGGATCGCTACGGCCTCGAGCTGAGCTACTACGAGTCGAACTCCGACTACGGCGAGCGCCTGGCCTTCGAGAACGGCACCTGGGTCGGCAGCCGCGAGAAGACCGAGATCCAGGGCGTCGAGGTCACCGGCGAGGCCCGGGTCAGCGATCGCCACCAGCTGCGGCTGTCCTACACCCACGCCGAGGGCGAGTCGGACACCGACGGCGACGGCAGCGTCGACACCGAACTGACCGGCATCAATATCGCCCCGGACACCCTCAAGCTGGCCTGGAGCGCGGCCTGGAGCGACGAGCTGTCCACACATCTTCAGTTCAGCCGCTACTTCAACCGCAGCGTCGACGACCCCGAGCTAGAGTTCGACGGCTACGGCCTGGTCGACGCCTCGCTGACCTATCGCCTACCGGTGGGTCGCACCAGCCTGGGCGTGGAGAACCTCACCGACGAGGACTACTTCACCTACTACTCCCAGGCCGCCCGCAACAGCGATGACTACTACTTCAAGGGCCGCGGCCGCACCCTGACCCTGAGCTATCAGCTCGACTTCTGA
- a CDS encoding nickel/cobalt transporter, translating to MRSSMNPADRARPRPRWLGPAVLGGLALALLAAAWVTLGQEASLRLVAWQRDLHRALTEAIAALDAAPTAAAWWGLLGLSFGYGVFHAAGPGHGKAVLGTYLLSQGGALRRALLLSCLASLLQALVAIGLVTVLVHGLGWLTRQAMGSVVWLEQASYLLVAALGLWLCWRALAGHRHAPGSHDHDHDHDHDPHECDCAHHLTPQQASDWRGALAVVASIGMRPCSGSVLLVGAASLLGHYWSGVLAVLAMAAGTALTVSALALASVMARGWAERHLQRSTRGATLERCLRAAGFAGGALILMLGLSLFVAAAQSPDAPPLLEGAPTTSPSPFGG from the coding sequence ATGCGATCATCCATGAACCCAGCCGACAGGGCTCGGCCTCGCCCCCGGTGGCTCGGCCCCGCGGTCCTTGGCGGACTCGCCCTGGCGCTGCTCGCCGCGGCCTGGGTCACGCTGGGCCAGGAGGCCAGCCTGCGACTGGTCGCCTGGCAGCGCGACCTTCACCGCGCCCTGACGGAGGCGATCGCGGCCCTCGACGCCGCCCCGACGGCGGCCGCCTGGTGGGGCCTGCTGGGCCTCAGCTTCGGCTATGGGGTCTTCCATGCCGCCGGCCCGGGCCACGGCAAGGCGGTGCTCGGCACCTACCTGCTCAGCCAGGGCGGCGCGCTGCGCCGGGCCCTGCTGCTCTCCTGTCTGGCCTCGTTGCTGCAGGCCCTGGTGGCCATCGGCCTGGTCACGGTGCTGGTCCATGGGCTGGGCTGGCTGACCCGCCAGGCCATGGGCTCGGTGGTATGGCTGGAGCAGGCCAGCTACCTGCTCGTCGCGGCACTCGGGCTCTGGCTGTGCTGGCGGGCCCTGGCCGGCCATCGGCACGCGCCAGGCTCTCATGACCATGACCATGACCATGACCATGACCCGCACGAGTGTGACTGCGCCCACCATCTGACGCCCCAACAGGCCTCGGACTGGCGCGGTGCCCTGGCCGTGGTGGCCTCGATCGGCATGCGTCCCTGCAGCGGCAGCGTGCTGCTGGTCGGCGCCGCCTCGCTGCTGGGGCACTATTGGAGCGGTGTGCTGGCGGTGCTGGCCATGGCTGCCGGTACCGCCCTGACGGTCTCGGCGCTGGCCCTGGCCAGCGTGATGGCCCGGGGCTGGGCCGAGCGCCACCTGCAGCGTTCGACGCGTGGCGCGACCCTGGAACGCTGCCTGAGAGCGGCCGGCTTCGCAGGCGGTGCCCTCATCCTGATGCTGGGGCTTTCACTGTTCGTGGCCGCGGCCCAGTCACCCGACGCGCCGCCTCTGCTCGAGGGCGCCCCCACGACCTCGCCCTCGCCGTTCGGCGGCTAG
- a CDS encoding multidrug ABC transporter permease/ATP-binding protein, with protein sequence MELLRVVYRHYRWPFLGVMLLSLASAGLGIGAIAFINRRLIDTVGDPAGVLPAFLGVIVALLVVTLASQLALTILGHHFVHGLRGRLVKQILDTDVERLERLGSAELLASLSSDIRNVTIAFVRLPELIQGLVLTAGSALYLGWLSPGLLAVTAAWLAVTIAVSSWLVKRVYRHLSRVRESEDRLYRDYEAVIHGRKELALNRGRARRLYDERYEVDARDYRGQIIRADTYHLSAINWSNIMMLGAIGVVFFLANGLGWASTSVAATYSLTLLFLRTPLLQAIGALPTLMSAQVAFDKIAALELAEAERDFAVAEAEPGDWQTLSLRGVRFAYTGAGGEAGFAVGPLDLTLRRGEMVFLIGGNGSGKSTLAKLLTGLYRPQEGELLLDGEPLRDAASYRQRFSAVFSDFHQFADLVGPEGAQADPALVEAWLEELAMRDKLAFDGQSVTNPELSQGQRKRLALLMAVAEERDLLLLDEWAADQDPQFRRVFYRDLLPRLQAMGKTVFAISHDDHYFDHADRLLEMHGGRLSELTGDQRLSVSRDAVARLDEVRG encoded by the coding sequence GTGGAACTGCTGCGCGTCGTCTATCGCCATTACCGCTGGCCCTTCCTCGGCGTGATGCTGCTCAGCCTGGCCAGCGCCGGGCTCGGCATCGGTGCCATCGCCTTCATCAACCGGCGGCTGATCGACACGGTCGGCGATCCGGCTGGCGTGCTGCCGGCCTTCCTCGGCGTGATCGTCGCGCTACTGGTGGTGACGCTGGCCTCGCAGCTGGCGCTGACCATCCTCGGCCACCATTTCGTCCACGGGCTGCGCGGGCGGCTGGTGAAGCAGATCCTCGATACCGATGTGGAGCGCCTCGAGCGCCTCGGCAGCGCCGAACTGCTGGCCAGCCTGTCGAGCGACATCCGCAACGTGACCATCGCCTTCGTGCGCCTGCCGGAGCTGATCCAGGGCCTGGTGCTGACCGCCGGCTCGGCGCTCTACCTGGGCTGGCTGTCGCCGGGCCTGCTGGCGGTCACGGCCGCCTGGCTGGCGGTCACCATCGCCGTCAGCTCGTGGCTGGTGAAGCGGGTCTATCGGCATCTCTCGCGGGTGCGCGAGAGCGAGGACCGGCTCTACCGCGACTACGAGGCGGTGATCCACGGGCGCAAGGAACTGGCGCTCAACCGCGGACGGGCGCGGCGCCTCTACGACGAGCGCTACGAGGTCGATGCCCGCGACTACCGCGGCCAGATCATCCGCGCCGACACCTATCACCTCAGCGCGATCAACTGGTCGAACATCATGATGCTCGGCGCCATTGGCGTGGTGTTCTTCCTTGCCAACGGCCTGGGCTGGGCCAGCACCTCGGTGGCGGCGACCTACTCGCTGACCCTGCTGTTCCTGCGCACGCCGCTGCTGCAGGCCATCGGCGCGCTGCCGACGCTGATGAGCGCCCAGGTGGCCTTCGACAAGATCGCAGCGCTGGAGCTGGCCGAGGCCGAGCGCGATTTCGCGGTGGCCGAGGCCGAGCCGGGCGACTGGCAGACCCTGAGCCTGCGCGGCGTGCGCTTCGCCTACACCGGCGCGGGCGGTGAGGCCGGCTTCGCCGTCGGCCCCCTGGACCTGACGCTGCGGCGTGGCGAGATGGTGTTCCTGATCGGCGGCAACGGCAGTGGCAAGTCGACCCTGGCCAAGCTGCTGACGGGCCTCTATCGGCCCCAGGAAGGCGAGCTGCTGCTGGACGGCGAGCCGCTGAGGGATGCCGCGTCCTACCGGCAGCGTTTCTCCGCGGTGTTCAGCGATTTTCACCAGTTCGCGGACCTGGTCGGGCCCGAGGGTGCCCAGGCCGACCCCGCCCTGGTCGAGGCGTGGCTGGAGGAGCTGGCGATGCGCGACAAGCTGGCCTTCGACGGCCAGAGCGTGACCAATCCCGAGCTCTCCCAGGGGCAGCGCAAGCGGCTGGCGCTGCTGATGGCGGTGGCGGAGGAGCGCGACCTGCTGCTGCTCGACGAGTGGGCCGCCGACCAGGACCCGCAGTTCCGCCGCGTCTTCTACCGCGACCTGCTGCCGCGGCTGCAGGCGATGGGCAAGACGGTGTTCGCCATCAGCCACGACGACCACTACTTCGATCACGCCGACCGGCTGCTGGAGATGCACGGCGGCAGGCTGAGCGAACTGACGGGCGACCAGCGGCTGAGCGTCAGCCGGGACGCGGTGGCCCGGCTCGACGAAGTGAGGGGCTAG
- a CDS encoding TonB-dependent siderophore receptor, whose product MTRVSRRSWRLSPLTAAVRYGLGFTLIGAAGAALAQQDATEVETDTVVVSATALKVATPLVETPRAVSSVDREELETRNVQRLDESFRYRSGVLAGHYGADNNTDWFKVRGFDQSTYQDGLRIYRTGYYQWLPEPYGLDRVEVFKGPASILYGEAPSGGLINAVSKRPTAEQQGEIQLQVGNRHHRQFAVDTSGPATESGDVRYRLVGLYKERDGDLNDTENERYYFAPSLEWDISDDTQLTLLASFQKDDGVPVNPFKLSYGTVQDTPFGKVDPQTNYGAPSYDKDEHTQTAIGYEFRHFLDDTWKFEQDFRYSQLDLDLRSTYMMSGTGDGRTANRGHLQRDGEIDSFTIDNRMVGQWYTDRTENTLLFGVDYQDLSLDGKEFDSFGYDTVDIFDPPGSITPVSGDQLTRRQIDKEQLGLYLQNQLRIDNRWVLLGGVRYDSADVRNESELNAVTVDETQSATSWTGGVMYLADNGLSPYLSYTESFQPVAQTAASGAVFEEIEGEQWELGVKYAPSHWDGYVTAAVFDLEESNSFATSPAGYQSQEGEKTSTGFELEGVGYLTDALKLTAAYTYTDTRDADDNRAALIPRHMASAWMDYDFEGTALDGLRIGAGVRHVGESVDGSITVPDYTVGDAMASYEFGNQWTAQVNVNNVTDEEYVASCDFWCYYGESRSVIGSLSYRF is encoded by the coding sequence ATGACTCGCGTATCCCGCCGCTCGTGGCGGCTGTCCCCCCTGACCGCCGCCGTCCGCTATGGCCTCGGCTTCACCCTCATCGGCGCCGCCGGCGCGGCGCTGGCCCAGCAGGACGCCACGGAGGTCGAGACCGACACCGTCGTCGTCAGCGCCACCGCGCTGAAGGTCGCAACTCCGTTGGTGGAAACGCCGAGGGCCGTTTCCTCAGTGGATCGCGAGGAGCTGGAGACGCGTAACGTCCAGCGACTTGATGAGTCCTTTCGTTATCGTTCTGGTGTGCTTGCAGGGCACTACGGTGCCGATAACAACACCGATTGGTTCAAGGTGCGGGGATTCGATCAGTCGACCTATCAGGATGGCCTGCGCATCTACCGCACCGGTTATTACCAGTGGTTGCCCGAGCCCTATGGCCTGGATCGTGTCGAGGTTTTCAAGGGGCCAGCCTCGATCCTCTACGGGGAGGCGCCCTCCGGCGGCTTGATCAATGCGGTTAGCAAGCGTCCTACCGCGGAGCAGCAGGGTGAAATCCAATTGCAGGTGGGCAACCGGCATCATCGCCAGTTTGCCGTCGATACCTCGGGGCCGGCTACTGAGAGTGGCGACGTGCGCTACCGCCTGGTGGGGCTCTATAAGGAGCGCGACGGTGACCTGAACGACACTGAGAACGAGCGCTACTATTTCGCGCCGAGCCTCGAGTGGGACATCTCAGATGACACGCAACTGACACTGTTGGCCAGCTTTCAGAAGGATGACGGGGTTCCCGTTAACCCGTTCAAGCTGTCTTATGGGACCGTGCAGGACACGCCTTTCGGCAAGGTGGATCCGCAGACAAACTACGGTGCGCCATCCTACGACAAGGATGAGCATACACAGACGGCCATCGGCTATGAATTCCGCCATTTCCTTGATGACACCTGGAAGTTTGAGCAGGATTTCCGCTACAGCCAACTCGATCTGGACCTGCGCAGCACCTACATGATGTCGGGCACTGGTGACGGACGCACGGCTAATCGTGGCCACCTACAGCGTGACGGAGAAATCGACAGTTTCACCATCGACAATCGCATGGTGGGCCAGTGGTATACGGATCGCACCGAGAATACCTTGCTGTTCGGTGTGGACTATCAGGACCTGAGCCTCGATGGTAAAGAGTTCGATAGCTTTGGTTATGACACCGTAGACATCTTCGATCCTCCGGGCAGTATTACCCCAGTATCAGGCGATCAGTTGACTCGCCGTCAGATTGATAAAGAGCAGCTGGGTCTTTATCTGCAGAATCAACTGCGCATCGATAATCGCTGGGTGTTGCTGGGTGGTGTACGCTATGACAGCGCCGATGTTCGCAATGAGTCAGAGCTTAACGCAGTCACAGTCGACGAAACTCAGTCCGCCACGTCATGGACCGGGGGGGTAATGTATCTCGCCGACAACGGTCTGAGTCCATACCTCAGTTACACCGAGTCCTTCCAGCCCGTTGCTCAAACGGCGGCATCCGGTGCTGTCTTCGAGGAGATCGAAGGTGAACAGTGGGAGCTGGGCGTCAAGTATGCGCCTTCTCATTGGGATGGTTATGTGACGGCAGCTGTTTTCGATCTAGAGGAATCTAATTCCTTTGCGACCAGCCCGGCTGGCTATCAGAGCCAGGAAGGAGAAAAAACTTCTACCGGTTTTGAGCTAGAAGGTGTTGGCTATTTGACCGACGCGCTCAAGCTTACAGCGGCCTATACCTATACAGACACGCGTGATGCCGACGATAATCGTGCTGCCCTGATTCCGCGTCATATGGCATCCGCCTGGATGGACTATGACTTCGAGGGTACCGCACTAGACGGGCTGAGGATCGGTGCCGGAGTTCGTCATGTAGGCGAGTCGGTGGATGGTAGTATCACGGTGCCGGATTACACGGTGGGTGATGCTATGGCCAGCTACGAATTTGGCAACCAATGGACGGCCCAGGTCAACGTCAATAACGTGACCGATGAAGAGTACGTCGCCAGCTGCGATTTCTGGTGCTACTACGGCGAATCGCGCAGCGTGATCGGCAGCCTGAGCTACCGCTTCTGA
- a CDS encoding FecCD family ABC transporter permease: MTPSSSLPRTADGAGESRASRHSIVLALLGLALLASVGLSLTLGSFPTAFDEVLQALVTPRDSDIAFIVWELRLPRLLLAVLVGAALAVAGAILQGIVRNPLASPDVIGITSGAALAAVAFLALIGAGLDRHWLPASALGGALLSALLVFSLAWRRGLSPSRMVLVGIGLSAAMGAMTTLLIVISDDSAAMGAYVWLTGSLYAAQWPDVMGLLPWLLVAVPLCLTQSRHLDAMALGDHVAQGLGVNLLRSRLLLMACSVALAGAAVAFAGGLSFVGLIAPHIAARLVGRGFARLAPVAALIGALIVLYADLLGRVAFLPKDLPAGIFVSGVGAPFFVYLLYRSRR; the protein is encoded by the coding sequence ATGACGCCTTCCTCTTCCCTGCCACGCACGGCCGACGGCGCCGGCGAATCCCGGGCATCACGCCACTCCATCGTGCTCGCGCTGCTGGGACTGGCCTTGCTGGCCAGCGTCGGCCTGTCGCTCACCCTCGGCAGCTTTCCCACCGCGTTCGACGAGGTCTTGCAGGCGCTGGTGACGCCCCGGGACAGCGACATCGCCTTCATCGTCTGGGAGCTGCGTCTGCCGCGCCTGCTGCTGGCCGTGCTGGTCGGCGCGGCGCTCGCCGTGGCGGGCGCCATCCTTCAGGGCATCGTGCGCAACCCGCTGGCCTCGCCGGACGTGATCGGCATCACCAGCGGCGCCGCCCTGGCCGCCGTGGCCTTTCTCGCGCTGATCGGAGCCGGCCTTGACCGCCACTGGCTGCCGGCCTCGGCGCTCGGCGGCGCGCTGCTCAGCGCCCTGCTGGTGTTCTCGCTGGCCTGGCGGCGCGGCCTCTCGCCGTCGCGCATGGTGCTGGTCGGCATCGGACTCTCCGCCGCCATGGGCGCCATGACGACCCTGCTGATCGTGATCAGCGATGACAGCGCCGCCATGGGCGCCTACGTGTGGCTGACCGGCAGCCTCTATGCCGCCCAGTGGCCGGACGTGATGGGCCTGCTGCCCTGGCTGCTGGTCGCCGTGCCGCTGTGCCTGACCCAGTCGCGACACCTGGACGCCATGGCGCTGGGCGATCACGTGGCCCAGGGGCTCGGCGTGAACCTGCTGCGCAGCCGGCTGCTGCTGATGGCCTGCAGCGTGGCGCTGGCCGGCGCGGCCGTGGCCTTCGCCGGCGGGCTCAGCTTCGTGGGCCTGATCGCGCCCCATATCGCGGCGCGCCTGGTGGGCCGGGGCTTCGCTCGGCTGGCGCCCGTCGCCGCGCTGATCGGCGCCCTGATCGTGCTATACGCCGACCTGCTGGGCCGGGTGGCGTTCCTGCCCAAGGACCTGCCGGCCGGCATCTTCGTCTCGGGCGTGGGCGCGCCCTTCTTCGTCTATCTGCTGTATCGCAGCCGCCGCTGA
- a CDS encoding ABC transporter substrate-binding protein, with translation MPDTASHSNHAKAGAGPLCRWLATLLALLMPLGAAADVPRDHGIANAFGDTTVPATPQRVVTLYQGATDSAVALGLTPVGVVDSWLEPPMYRYLREALDGVEHVGLETQPNLEKIAWLDPDLIVATRFRHQRVRPLLEAMAPTVASESVFDFKASLRLLAEATGREARARALLQDWDARVADFRRHIRHALGDAWPQKAAVVRFKSDHVRLYSTGFAGSILDELGFAQPSSVQDQGWGMKLTSEENIPVINADVIFVLLEPDDPAIARNYRHWRAHPLWQRLDAVRHDRVFEVDAVNWIMGGGILAANAMLDDLYAHYELTPAASSCAASDKEAVAC, from the coding sequence ATGCCCGACACTGCTTCCCACTCGAATCACGCCAAGGCGGGCGCCGGCCCGCTGTGCCGATGGCTGGCCACGCTGCTGGCCCTGCTGATGCCGCTGGGCGCCGCCGCCGACGTTCCCCGCGACCATGGCATCGCCAATGCCTTCGGCGACACGACCGTTCCCGCCACGCCGCAGCGCGTCGTCACCCTCTACCAGGGCGCGACGGACAGCGCGGTGGCGCTCGGCCTCACGCCGGTCGGCGTCGTCGATTCGTGGCTGGAACCGCCAATGTATCGCTATCTGCGCGAGGCGCTGGATGGCGTGGAGCACGTCGGCCTGGAGACCCAGCCCAACCTCGAGAAGATCGCCTGGCTGGACCCGGACCTGATCGTAGCCACGCGCTTTCGCCATCAGCGAGTCCGGCCGCTGCTCGAGGCCATGGCCCCGACGGTGGCCAGCGAGAGCGTCTTCGATTTCAAGGCCAGCCTGAGGCTGCTGGCCGAGGCCACGGGCCGGGAGGCGCGTGCCCGGGCGCTGCTCCAAGACTGGGACGCCCGGGTGGCCGACTTCCGCCGCCACATCCGGCACGCGCTGGGCGATGCCTGGCCGCAGAAGGCCGCCGTGGTGCGCTTCAAGAGCGACCACGTACGACTCTACTCCACCGGGTTCGCCGGCTCGATCCTCGACGAGCTGGGCTTCGCGCAACCGAGCTCCGTGCAGGACCAGGGCTGGGGCATGAAGCTGACCAGCGAGGAGAACATCCCGGTCATCAACGCCGACGTGATCTTCGTGCTGCTGGAGCCGGACGATCCCGCCATCGCCCGCAACTACCGCCACTGGCGCGCCCACCCGCTGTGGCAGCGCCTGGACGCGGTACGCCATGACCGCGTGTTCGAGGTGGACGCGGTGAACTGGATCATGGGCGGCGGCATCCTGGCCGCCAACGCCATGCTCGACGATCTCTATGCCCACTACGAGCTGACGCCTGCGGCCTCGTCATGCGCGGCGTCCGATAAGGAGGCCGTCGCATGCTGA
- a CDS encoding FecCD family ABC transporter permease — protein MLNGRRSRLAGLLLGLLLAATAFVASLMLGTTEIPAPTFLQTLWHYDPARVAHLIIRTERLPRAVIAALVGASLAIAGALMQTLTRNPLASPSLLGINAGAMFFVVIAVSWLPLHAPGEIVWAALLGGFVAAGLVALLSRGRRGELSPLRVVLAGVAVSAMFVSFSQGLLIVDRQSFESVLYWLAGSVSGRELSLVVPLLPLFGAALLLCAVLARHANALMLGDETVQGLGMRAGTVKLLLGLAVILLAGGSVALAGMIGFVGLIVPHMARGLFGVDHRWLLPACALLGASLLLLADVASRFLMPPQDVPVGVMTALIGTPFFIHLARRTSARS, from the coding sequence ATGCTGAATGGCCGACGATCGCGCCTCGCCGGGCTGCTGCTGGGCCTGCTGCTGGCGGCGACGGCGTTCGTCGCGAGCCTGATGCTGGGCACCACGGAGATCCCCGCGCCGACCTTCCTCCAGACCCTCTGGCACTACGACCCCGCCCGGGTCGCGCATCTCATCATTCGCACCGAGCGCCTGCCGCGGGCGGTGATCGCCGCCCTGGTCGGCGCGAGCCTGGCCATCGCCGGCGCCCTGATGCAGACCCTGACCCGCAATCCCCTGGCCTCACCGAGCCTGCTGGGCATCAACGCCGGGGCCATGTTCTTCGTGGTGATCGCGGTCTCGTGGCTGCCCCTGCATGCGCCGGGCGAGATCGTCTGGGCGGCGCTGCTGGGCGGCTTCGTCGCCGCGGGCCTGGTCGCGCTGCTGAGCCGCGGCCGACGGGGCGAGCTCTCGCCGCTGCGGGTGGTGCTGGCGGGCGTGGCCGTTAGCGCCATGTTCGTCTCGTTCAGCCAGGGCCTGCTGATCGTCGACCGGCAGAGCTTCGAGAGCGTGCTCTACTGGCTCGCCGGCTCCGTCTCCGGGCGCGAGCTGTCGCTGGTGGTGCCGCTGCTGCCGCTGTTCGGCGCCGCCCTGCTGCTGTGCGCCGTGCTGGCTCGCCATGCCAACGCCCTGATGCTGGGCGACGAGACGGTGCAGGGGCTGGGCATGCGGGCCGGCACCGTCAAGCTGCTGCTCGGCCTGGCGGTGATCCTGCTCGCCGGCGGCTCGGTGGCGCTGGCCGGCATGATCGGCTTCGTCGGCCTCATCGTGCCGCACATGGCGCGAGGCCTGTTCGGCGTCGACCATCGCTGGCTGCTGCCGGCCTGCGCCCTGCTGGGCGCCAGCCTGCTGCTGCTGGCCGACGTGGCCTCGCGCTTCCTGATGCCCCCGCAGGACGTGCCGGTGGGCGTGATGACCGCGCTGATCGGCACGCCGTTCTTCATTCATCTGGCACGCAGGACATCGGCCCGCTCATGA
- a CDS encoding DUF1007 family protein, translating to MSHLDNRARRWADRWQGRLACGIACALALFPLTGAAHPHGWVDVSVKVITDTQGRAEALQQRWRLDPFYSQLLLEELRAAQGDEPMAARLDQLGVEIRNTLAPKRYFTHVTRAGQPVELGDVDDFTTLARGGRVELMFRLPLANPLPLDESPVRYRIYDPTYYLEVVHEADGDTPRPDALTVEEDGCRTRIIAADPDPAKVAEAAMLDRGEQAEEGLGRFFAETGEIRCDHP from the coding sequence ATGAGCCATCTCGATAACCGGGCCCGCCGATGGGCCGATCGCTGGCAAGGCCGGCTCGCCTGTGGCATCGCCTGCGCCCTGGCGCTTTTCCCGCTGACGGGGGCCGCGCACCCCCACGGCTGGGTGGACGTCTCGGTGAAGGTGATAACGGATACCCAGGGACGTGCCGAGGCCCTTCAGCAGCGCTGGCGACTGGATCCGTTCTACAGCCAGCTGCTGTTGGAGGAACTTCGCGCCGCCCAGGGCGACGAACCGATGGCGGCGCGCCTCGACCAGCTGGGGGTGGAGATCCGCAATACCCTGGCCCCGAAGCGCTATTTCACCCACGTGACCCGGGCCGGCCAGCCGGTCGAGCTCGGCGACGTCGACGACTTCACCACCCTGGCACGCGGCGGTCGCGTCGAGCTGATGTTTCGACTACCGCTGGCCAATCCCCTTCCGTTGGACGAGTCGCCGGTGCGCTACCGCATCTATGACCCGACCTACTACCTCGAGGTAGTGCACGAGGCGGACGGCGACACGCCCAGGCCGGACGCGCTGACGGTCGAAGAAGACGGCTGCCGTACCCGGATCATCGCCGCCGATCCCGATCCGGCGAAGGTCGCCGAGGCGGCCATGCTGGATCGCGGCGAACAGGCGGAAGAAGGGCTCGGCCGCTTCTTCGCGGAAACGGGAGAGATACGATGCGATCATCCATGA